The Longimicrobium sp. genomic interval CCCGCACTTCCGCACTGAAGAAAGCCGGGCCGCCTCCCCCTCGTCGGGAAGGCGGCCCGGCCTGCTTCACGCCGAAGCCCGATGACTTACGGGCGGAGCGAGATGCCGATCTCGAGCGCGAAGTAGTTCACGTCGGCGCTGCCGGGGTTCTCGGTGTCGTCCTCGTCGCTGAAGTCCGCCTTGTGCTGGCGGTAGTACACGCCCGGGTTGATGGAGACGCGCGGCGCGACCGCGAACGACAGCCCCGCGCCCGCCTCGAACCCGATCCCCCAGTCCGAGTTGATGGTGAGCGACGTGCTGCCGTCGCTGGCGTTGATGCCGGTCTTGGCCACCACGATGCCGCCCTCCACCCACGGCGAGATGCCGGTCATTCCCACCAGCGGCACGTTGGCGCGCACGCCGCCGCGGAAGGCGTTGTCGTCCACGCCCACGTCCACGCCCTCGTTGTCCTCGCCGTCGGTGGCGAACGAGAAGTGGTCGAAGCCGACGTACGCGGCCACGATGGGGGTGAAGTCGTAGCGGACGCTGCCGCCGATGTTCCAGCCCGTGGAGATGCCGTCGTTGAAGTCGCCCGTGGGGATGCCCGCGCCGCCGCGGACCTCGAGCGTGATCGGGAGCGGGCTCTGCGCGTGCGCGGCCGTCGCCAGCGCGGCGCTCAGCACCAGCGCCGGAGCGAGAATCGTCCGGAGTTTCACCATTGTTCGTCTGCCTGTGGGTTGGGTGGGAGATGCAGAGGCGGGATCTTTCGCCAATTGCCGGGGCGGGATGGGATCGCCGCCCGGCAGCCGTGATTTTGGCGCCCATCCGGTTTTTCCGCAACCCGTGCGACAAAGTGTTGTATCAGATGGATTCTGAAGGTGCGCGAGTGCTCCAGCCCGCGAATCACCCTCGAATTTCCGCACTCCCGCGCACCTCCGCACTTCGGTTCAGAGACGGAAGTTCACGCCGATGTCCACCGCGAAGTAGCTGGTCGTCACCGAGCCGGGTCCGTCGAGGCCGTTGTCGGTGAACCGCGCGCGGTGCTGGCGGTAGCGCACGCCCGGGGTGAGCGCGAGCATGGAGTTGATGGGGAACGACAGCCCGGCGCCGCCCTCGAAGCCGACCATCCAGTCCGAGTCGAAGCTGGCCGACGCGCCGCCACTGCTCGCCCGCAGCTT includes:
- a CDS encoding outer membrane protein, whose translation is MVKLRTILAPALVLSAALATAAHAQSPLPITLEVRGGAGIPTGDFNDGISTGWNIGGSVRYDFTPIVAAYVGFDHFSFATDGEDNEGVDVGVDDNAFRGGVRANVPLVGMTGISPWVEGGIVVAKTGINASDGSTSLTINSDWGIGFEAGAGLSFAVAPRVSINPGVYYRQHKADFSDEDDTENPGSADVNYFALEIGISLRP